The Prunus dulcis chromosome 3, ALMONDv2, whole genome shotgun sequence genome segment ttttccttgatTAGATTTTTCTCTATTTGGGAGTTTTTAATGCAAAGTTTTAACAAGGCCACTATTGCTCCATCACTGGACTCCACTGGAATCTTTTTTAATCCATCATGTATTATTTTGGGcagtagttttctttttctttttcattgtttcCTCGTGATTGTTTTAGGCCACGAATCTTTTTAAGATTACACTCTAGTTCCTGACATTCATGTTGAATTTCAGATGTTTTCATCCTATCCGTTGTGTACTCTTATAGCGTTTTTATAAAGCATCTcttctaacaaaaacaaaaaacaagcaGTTAAACAAAACATTAATAAAAGTTTGTGCAGTAGAGTAGCTTTAATGTATCAGAAACAATGAGCATTACcaattgaagttgaagaacAAGTGCACGTTATATATGGCTCTTGGACTCTGACAAAAGTAAAATGAGATAAGGTATCCAGATGGGGTTCCATAAATGCATCAGTCCATTTCATCTGCccagtttttcttgtttcttgtaTCTTTTCATGTCTAATCTTTACAATGGTGGCTTTTCTTGGgatccccccccccccaaaaaaaatcatcttGTCCCTAGTTCTTGGTTTAAAGATGACTCTGGTGACTTTTAGTTGTGGATTTTCCATTCATGTCATGGTCAAGTTAAAAAGCATGGCATTTATATTAGGTAACACTTCCCTCATTCATTCACCTGTAAGTAGGAATTCTTACATTCCTACCAATTGCAGTAGAAATTCATGCATATAATATGTATTTCGTATGTACAGCCTGATTATGTTACGATTAACTACAGTGGGGTTTGTGATTTTGCTGGTTGACTGACTCCCATGTGTATATTCACAGTCCGATTACCACCTACCATACCTACCAATTTGACTATGTAGTAGTGTTCTTTTCGCCATTACTTCGTTGCATTATTgcacttttgttcttttcccTATAACCCCACTGCATTATTactcttttgttcttttccatTGCATTATTACAAGATATTTTCTTATTCCAAAGTCTTTATTTGTTGTTCTTCCAAGTCGCTTATATGCCAATCTAACTTCTTTAAACAGGAAATCAACTGATGATCATCTGAACTTAAGCCAACTGGTGGTGGTCTGGATTTGACAACAATTGATCTGTCCTGCAAATTCATAACCTTGGACCTTGACTGCTTCAGTGATCCATAGATGTCAGCACACGGTTTCTTCTAGAGAGCTTTAGGGCTCTTTCGGTAACGTTTTTGGAGAATGTTTTCTGAGAATATTTTATgagaatgaaaatgagaaaacgTATTTGCATTTCCAGGATTCGCAAATGCAAATAGTGAAATGTGTCTGGTAGTACAAtttgagaataataatatgtgagttatttttcatattttttgctaatttctgtcctaaattttttttttttaaattctgaTATTTTAAAGGCTAAAATTATtaccaacaataaaaaatgtataataaaaatttctaattttagaaaaacctagataataaaataatattatttttagtttaaaataaatatgaaattgaataatgtATGATggttttatcataaaattaatatacacTGGTGTAGCAAAATAATGAAGTGGAAcgaaaaaaactgaaaattgaaaaaaaaaaaaagacaaattaaaattaaaaagaaaaatcagaccaaaaaaaaaaaaaaaaaaaaaaaaaagcaatcaaACCAATACATTGggtagaaaatgaaaataattatttggtgttttctgtttttgtacatgagtttgaatttattttcataaaataattccagagaaaatgaaaacgacAATAAGGGCCACTTCACCAAATGGAGAACAAAATACATCTCTGGcagaaaaaggaaaccaaCCACATTAGTATTTTTCttacttctgtttttttttttttttttttttttttcagttcaCGTGTGTTGATGAGAAGGTCTACAATAATTTTACACTTAATTATTGATAATTAAGATTTTTATCTCGTTTACttgataattaaaaattttaattttacgCCAGCTCTTATTTTAGTTGTATCGTTCACACATCTAGTTTTATTGTTCAATACATCTAGGCCTTTGTGACTAGATCATTCAATAGCTGCCAATAGCTGcaatattttgaccaaaaataaaataaaataaatatcacACAACTTGCCCCAATAGCTTCCATTGATTCTTATGATTTTATCTACTTAATTACCATACACAAATAGCTTCAAAAGAATAAGGGCCCATTTAGTCATATTGggcttcaaaaaaataataagggCTTTGAAGCAATAGTACAGCTCGACCCACCATGATATctcaaattattaaatttgaatCACTCACtcaaattatcaaatttgAATCAAACTCTCCTAAAGTGAGTCATTCTGTAGTGAGCACCTTATATACGGCCTTTAGGTAAGGTTATATACCTTAATTGTTGGATTATTATACTagttaatttaatattcaacgactaatcaatttgatccaacgatTAAGAGATATGGCATATCATCTACGACCTTAAGGCCATATATAAGGCCCTCATTATAGAATTCTTGCTCCCAAAGCATAGTTTCCTTTCTTATTTGTTAAGGCTCAAAATGTTTAAGATACAGAGGCAAATAAGTCTCGTAtgaatttctattttctacaaatcacagttttacatatatacaaaCATAATTTATCAAAgacacaaaaaggaaaatatttaCACACATGTCAAAACTATGATTGGCAGGAAAATAGGAGTCCTACTTCTAGAAAGGAGACAAgtaatttccttttaaaatttgaagtcTTTGTTCAGTTCACATGTGACAATACCTAACAGGTCTATCAGGCCAAGCCATTCAATGATTTTGCATATGAGAGGGAGGAACATTATGTTGAGAACTTAAAAGAAGGTGTACTTAGGGGTTCAATTCAGCAGTCAAATGATAACATTTTCATTGATGAGAAAATGAgtaagagcatccacagtgGGAGGGTGTATTTTCGAGGGTGTAAAGCCACTTTCACATCTCCTTTACACTTCCGGGGGTTGtaaatgtgatttttgctccaaTAAGGAAGCTGTAAATCTAAATATGTATAATTGATTTCTTTCACCTTTTCTGCTGTAGGTCCCATTTTTGTCTACTTTTTCTCATCTTTTTTCATGTAGGTCTCACCTGCAAGAGATGTAAAAAAAGATGTATATGTGCATCTAAATTTGCATATCATGGTGGTGATGCAAATTTACACTCGTTTATATCTCTCCATTGCGGATGATTTCGATCACAAAGggtgtatatttaacataGGGATATGATTTCCCCACTCCccttttctccacttacactcccttttgcttttaaatattttttaatcaattttattcattctctttcctattctacccttaccctacattaatttctctttacctcacttttatattagttttttttttctttatacttgaTTTTCCAACTTGCACTccatttttagtattttttttcttttaattgagtaaaaaattaagtttttttttccctttaatactgaaaatggagtgtaagttagaaaattaagtataaagaaaaagaaataatataaaagtgaagtaaaaaagaaattaatgtaagataagggtagaataggaaagagaatTAAATTCCTTGAGATCAAAATGCAGAGACCCAAAAAATTGATCATCATCTTTGACCACAACATCCAATACAGATGGCTCCAGATTGTTGTCCTTTGCAAAGGCAAATACCTCATTCCATTCAGGGTTCTGTTTTCTCTCAACATGTTTTGTAATTGCATTGCAATTCCCAACTTTTATTTCAAGATAAGTTTTAAGGCTCCCTGCCACATCCTCCGAATTTAAAACAAAGTCAAGCCGGGCCTTCACAATTAATACAAACAGGTAATGCATTGTTTCAACAAGGTCATAGGTGCTGACATCCCCAGGTACTAATCGACCTTGAACAATTTGCCCTCCTCCCAGGTAAGGATTTGTCTCCTTCAGCAAATAATCCGAAGACAATGACAAGTCATCATCTTTAGAAGACTCTGGTTTAGACTCTGGTTCAGGCTGTGGTTGTTGAGACTCAATCTCATCGTGCATCCCAGAGTTCATTGGAAGGTCATGGCCATCTCCATCAGTAACAAAAACTTTCAGACCAAGCTCTCCTTTCACACTTGAGTTAAACAAAATGCCTTTTTTTTGCAGAGGGTGGTGCTGCAAAGAGTATGGGACAAATAAAGATCTCGCAGGAACACAGACCTTGCCAAGGAAAGATTTGGAGCTGTCTTCTTTAAGGTGGTAAACATGAGCTTCAAGAGTGAGGTTAGGTAGGCATTTTGGATCAGAGATGTTGAAGTAGAAGCTTTGATCCCAAACAGGATTGgcatctctttcttttgtgaCGGTTTGGAATGTCTGATTATCAAAGTGGAGCTCCACAAATGCACAGGCTGCGCCCTGCCCATCTTTGGGCACAATAAAGTCATGAGCACTCACAACCAACACCCCTAACTTGAGGTTGCTCATGTCATGGGACCTTGAGAAGAATGATGAAGAAATCCTGGCTAAGGAAATATAGCTAGCAGGTTAGGCATGGGCAGAGCTGACCCTGCTcagcctttttctttctaagaGAGGGGATTCAAAAGTAGAAGCCGCACTTCTAACATTGCGAAGAGAAATGTCATTAAAATAATAGTTAGTTATCAACTAGTTCTTAGTCTAgtaatatttcttttccaGGATTGGAAGAGCTCCAACTTCGACTCGCCCTCCCTCCCCTCCTCATTgatcaaaagaaaagggaaaagaaaacaaaaaactaataGTTAGTTAGTTAGTTGGTCTTTTCATAATATATAGAATTCTTTGATAACATGCACAGCTAAATGATGTCGTGCAACTAAAAGccccaaaagaagaaaaatgatggAGATTTAAGGGAAGTAAACGATCTAATACTATAGTATGACTTGGAATTAAATTTATCAAGTGAATGTTTCCAAATAAATATACAGCATCTCAGAGTTGAAGTCAACTTGTTACTCAGCAAAGCATACTCAGCCATGATCCATTCtcattgacccaaaaaaaccaGGAAAACTCACCACTCAAAAATAACAGTTCATACATCTAAGACTGGATTAAACTTTAAAGTCAACTTAGTTTTAATAACCTACTGCTTGACCCAATAGTTGGCATCAATTCTTATGAAGGAATTTCGATACACCTACTCGATGATTATGATACAAATTTACAACacaaaatgttttcttttaagcAGCGAGTGAGAGGGGGATTCGAATTGGAGACATCTTCCAATGTTTACTTTTAAGAGCAAATGGTAAATGGAACATTATATTCATCACCATATTTCTAGTgacttttgaatgttttgaaCACGATCCAAGTAATCATAAGATTACTAGGACAAACAACTTTCATCGACAATGTGGTTAAGAAATGCAATACATATAGCATTCCTCatcaacaaaagaacaaaatatgcttatttagaaatttaaattttaaataaaataaataaaactctaGGGGGGCGCACTGAAATA includes the following:
- the LOC117620947 gene encoding protein QUIRKY-like — protein: MSNLKLGVLVVSAHDFIVPKDGQGAACAFVELHFDNQTFQTVTKERDANPVWDQSFYFNISDPKCLPNLTLEAHVYHLKEDSSKSFLGKVCVPARSLFVPYSLQHHPLQKKGILFNSSVKGELGLKVFVTDGDGHDLPMNSGMHDEIESQQPQPEPESKPESSKDDDLSLSSDYLLKETNPYLGGGQIVQGRLVPGDVSTYDLVETMHYLFVLIVKARLDFVLNSEDVAGSLKTYLEIKVGNCNAITKHVERKQNPEWNEVFAFAKDNNLEPSVLDVVVKDDDQFFG